From Fulvivirga lutea:
ATTTCTGTCAACATTATCCCCGAGTAAATGAAGCTTTGCACTGGCCCACCAGGCAATGTTTCCATCCTTATCTCCATACATAACGTTTAAACCCGGAGCTTTAATTTTAGAAGCTCCCTTTCTAACGTCATCCATGTTTTTGGCATGGTTTAAAAGATGAATTGCTTCCATTGATTCCTGTTCTGTTTGCAAATACGTCCACCACATGGCAATAGGTTTGTCCTCTAATCCATCAATAACATCGCTAACAATTGGCCCAAACTCTGAAATCTGAACCTCAATAGTTACGGGGTCAGCATCTTTGATTTTAATTTCTTCTTTAATGGTTGCTGTTGGCTCAACATTATAGTAAAAGTCAATGTCATCGTTCTCAAACATGGTAAGCCCAATGGCATAATTTCTATTGTGAAGCAACAGGGCAAAAGGAAATAGGGCAGCATGGTAGCCATATCTTTCCCATTCTGGCGTTACAACATGTGCCTCAAACCAAACACAAGGTTGACTGAATCCCATATGTGGGTCATTCGCAAAGATAACCGCACCAGTAGCTGATTTCGTTGGATTGACCACCCAGCTATTACTTCCAATCCAGGTAGGAGCAGGTAATGAATTCATAATCTCATCAGCTTTGGCCGACAGTTTTTCCATGGTAGCATTTTGCGGATAGTTTCTAATCATTTCAGTTTTACCATGCCCTGCTAAGTCTAAATCAGCTACATATTCAGGCCCTAAATTTTTAGCTATGGCAGTAACGATAGGATCGCTTTTTTGAGCTTGAGCAAAAGAAAATGAGATATACCCCATTACATTGTAAATGTCTTCAATGGTGTATTCACTTTTGTCTAAACCCAACAAAGTAAACTCAACAGGAGTGGGACCATTTTTTATAAAATAATTGACACCATCTAAATATGATTGCGCCAATTGAAATTCTATAGAGTTTGAAGATTTTAGTCGTGCTGCTTCTTCCTTTGCCATACGATGGATACCTACTGTTTTGAAGAATTTATCAGTTTCCAATAAGTCTTTTCCAAACATTTCTGAGAGCCTTCCAGGGGCAATTCTTCGCATAAGCTCCATCTGGAAAAGGCGCTCCTGAGCATGTACATAGCCTAAAGCCTTATATGCGTCCATCGTGTTTTCTGCATAAATATGTGGGATGGCATGGTTATCGAAATGTACTTTTACTTCACTACTCAGATTGGGCAGTTGTAGCTGACCGTCATAAGTTGGCTTCAAGCCCGATAAGTAAAAAGTAAAGGCGATGGCAAGAATAAATACAACTACAAGTAGAGTTAGGAAGATTTTTTTAACAGCTCTCATGTCAATTTTATTGAAGTAAATCTAACCTTCAATATACCAATTTTCCTTAGCTGCTTTGTAATTGACCCGCCAAAACTTTTAGACCTTCTGTGAAACTATGGGGTTGATAGCCGAGTTGTTTCTTAGCTTTTTCGATAATAAAACCTGTTTTGGGCGGTCGTTTTGCCGGTTGTGTAAACTTCGAACCATCGGTTTCTTCAATAAGACTAGCATCTAAATCGAAAAAATCAGCAGTTTTTATCGCTATTTCGTAGGGAGTAAGCATGTCGCTTCCACTTATATGAAAGATACCTTCCGCTTTATTCTTGGTAACTAAATAACAGCCTTCGGCCAAATCTTCAGCCAGGGTAGGAGTTCGCCATTGATCATTCACTACCTGAATGTTTTTGCCATTTTCCAAACTATTCTTCACCCAAAGTATAATGTTTGATCGGCTCATGTCATGAGCAATACCATACACTAAAACCGTTCTGATAATGCTCCATTTTTTACTATCCTTCTTGACCAGTTGTTCTGATTTCAGCTTACTCTCGCCATAATAGCTGATTGGATTGGGCTGTTCATCTTCGGCCAGCGGGCCATGACTGCCATCAAATATAAAGTCAGTTGAAAGATGAATTAGATGTGCATGTATATGATTACATCCTTCAATTAAATGTTTGACAGCTTCTACATTTAATAAATCACAACCTTCTTTATCCTTCTCGCATTCATCCACATTAGTCATGGCTGCTGTATTAATAACAGCTTCAGGGTTATGTTTTTGCAGTACCTTCTGTACGCTAACAGGATCTGTAATATCCATTACCTCGAAGGTGTAGCCGGAATATTTAGCAGGAAGGCGATTTCCATTATGGGCAGTAGCAATAACTTCTTCATTATTTTCAATGAGAAGCTTTACAAGTTTCTGGCCTAAAAGCCCATTACTGCCCGTAATTAATATTTTCATTTCTCTTCAGCAGGATATTCGTATCCGTAGAGTTTTGTAATTTTCTTCTTTGGTAGTTCTTCAACTTCCATAGTAACAACTACATTCTCTTTTGGTCTGTCGGTTCTATCTGTTTCTACAGCAGCTATTTTATCAATTACATCGAGCCCTTCTACTACTTTACCAAATACAGTGTACTCATCATCTAAGTGCGGAGCACCACCAATTGTAGTATATGCATCTAGTCGCTCTTGCGGAATTTCTTTATCTACATCTACTTGCATGTCTTCTTCAATGAAATCTTTCAGTTCCACAAGTTTTTTACCATAAGCATTCGGCCCTTCAGTTTGATAAATGTTGATAAGCATATTTTTGATCGAATCGTTTTTAGGCTTTTGCATCATCTGTTGGCCAGCTCTGCCCAATTTGTTCATGTCAACAGTCAACTCTTCTTCGCTCCAAACTTTACCCTGCACAATATAAAATTGACTTCCGCTAGATTCTTTTTTAGGGTTTACCTGATCGCCTTGTCTGGCGGCTGATAATGCACCTTTCACATGAAATAAATCTTTATTGAATTCTGCCGGGACGGTATAACCAGGCCCGCCATTTCCAAGTCTAGCGCCAGGCTCAGTTCCTTTAGAGTTAGGGTCAC
This genomic window contains:
- a CDS encoding penicillin acylase family protein; protein product: MRAVKKIFLTLLVVVFILAIAFTFYLSGLKPTYDGQLQLPNLSSEVKVHFDNHAIPHIYAENTMDAYKALGYVHAQERLFQMELMRRIAPGRLSEMFGKDLLETDKFFKTVGIHRMAKEEAARLKSSNSIEFQLAQSYLDGVNYFIKNGPTPVEFTLLGLDKSEYTIEDIYNVMGYISFSFAQAQKSDPIVTAIAKNLGPEYVADLDLAGHGKTEMIRNYPQNATMEKLSAKADEIMNSLPAPTWIGSNSWVVNPTKSATGAVIFANDPHMGFSQPCVWFEAHVVTPEWERYGYHAALFPFALLLHNRNYAIGLTMFENDDIDFYYNVEPTATIKEEIKIKDADPVTIEVQISEFGPIVSDVIDGLEDKPIAMWWTYLQTEQESMEAIHLLNHAKNMDDVRKGASKIKAPGLNVMYGDKDGNIAWWASAKLHLLGDNVDRNLVLNAKDSTHTNFRWLDFTENPQAENTPWNYVYSTNNQPDSIRGGYYPGYYAPEDRALRITSLLESKEKISVDDYKAFFLDNTSTVSAKIAHEFARQIEPQNELQKEAKELLANWDGSHSRESKAPVIYQKIIYHSLKLAMENKLDSGQFEGWLNTHLMKRTFDPLFHNDSSKWWDDLKTEAKETRKQVFNKAFVVSLEELTAQLGDVKKWKWGNVHTLEHPHPIGKVEMLREYFNVGTFKMDASDAVLNKLSFVRTSTGLYPITSGPSTRRLINFADIENSQSILPTGQSGNPLSDYYDDQAEFYTKGKWRKMMMNKEEIEQKAMGTVIFKSEN
- a CDS encoding SDR family oxidoreductase: MKILITGSNGLLGQKLVKLLIENNEEVIATAHNGNRLPAKYSGYTFEVMDITDPVSVQKVLQKHNPEAVINTAAMTNVDECEKDKEGCDLLNVEAVKHLIEGCNHIHAHLIHLSTDFIFDGSHGPLAEDEQPNPISYYGESKLKSEQLVKKDSKKWSIIRTVLVYGIAHDMSRSNIILWVKNSLENGKNIQVVNDQWRTPTLAEDLAEGCYLVTKNKAEGIFHISGSDMLTPYEIAIKTADFFDLDASLIEETDGSKFTQPAKRPPKTGFIIEKAKKQLGYQPHSFTEGLKVLAGQLQSS
- a CDS encoding peptidylprolyl isomerase; the protein is MKKVIYLVILVVLASCATDKDYIVTIHTTHGDMKAVLFDETPKHKENFIKLAKEGYFDSTLFHRVIKDFMIQGGDPNSKGTEPGARLGNGGPGYTVPAEFNKDLFHVKGALSAARQGDQVNPKKESSGSQFYIVQGKVWSEEELTVDMNKLGRAGQQMMQKPKNDSIKNMLINIYQTEGPNAYGKKLVELKDFIEEDMQVDVDKEIPQERLDAYTTIGGAPHLDDEYTVFGKVVEGLDVIDKIAAVETDRTDRPKENVVVTMEVEELPKKKITKLYGYEYPAEEK